A segment of the Synechococcus sp. CBW1002 genome:
AGCTGCGGTTGTGCCATCCCCGCGGCCGCAGTCGCGAGCGGGAGATGGTCACCCTGCGCTTTTGCTGCCAGGGCTGGTGCTTCGCTTTCGTGCGTGAGGGCTTGCAGCGCTACCCGATCGAGCACACCCGCCTCTCGCTCCCCCTGCCTGGCGACACCTGGTGGCACCACCCCAAGGCACCGCATGTACTGCAGCCCGGCTCGCCGGCCGACAGCCACCCCTATCCGGTGGAGCTGGACCTCCCCAGCTGGACCGTGGCGGCTGACATCGACCTGCGCACCTGGCTGTTTGCTTTTGGCGCCGGCATCCGCATCGACAGCCCTCAGGCCCTGCGGGATGAGCACCGGCAGAAGCTGGAGACTGCCTTGGCGGTGTATGAGCAGCCTGAGGAGTCGCACTACAATGTAATGACAGCCAGAGCGGAGGGTCATGGCGCGCGATCAGGTGCTGCAGCTGCGGGCCTCGGCTGAGCAGCGCCAGCTGATTGATCAGGCCGCTGCGGCGGAAGGCATCAGCCGCACCGAATTCATCCTGCGCAGCTGCCAGGAACGGGCACGCGATGTGCTCCTGGATCGCACACTGTTCTCCCTCACGCAGGAGCAGACCACGGCCCTGCTGGCTGATCTGGAGGATTCCGGCGCTGCC
Coding sequences within it:
- a CDS encoding DUF1778 domain-containing protein, translated to MARDQVLQLRASAEQRQLIDQAAAAEGISRTEFILRSCQERARDVLLDRTLFSLTQEQTTALLADLEDSGAAAQDQASIERLLDLPQPWHAPA